One Elusimicrobiota bacterium genomic region harbors:
- a CDS encoding peptidoglycan DD-metalloendopeptidase family protein — MRRRVRALFSEQGELHEPVRLGLWVLVLFAVGIVTLWLFSRMRSGNDSLSDFPLEAEEVSRFVVSAGSFSRGTLLYNVLKDASISPEESVAIVKALAKHLNPRTLNAGDRYEVHHSTSGEFQSLSIVRRLERYIVESVPPPVLDTLTETSPAGPTLTARKEAVPLARTQKTASGNISESLWASLSKQGMEANVIVELADIFAWSIDFLTETRDGDRFALTWEEERTPNQRLVNVRILGAIYDGRATGHHTATRFMGSYYDKEGGSLRKAFLHAPLNFRRISSGFTNRRFHPILRRWRPHHGTDYAAATGTPVVSVGDGTIIFRGRKGGLGNLVQVRHNGTYTTYYGHLSRFAKKMGPGTKVNQGQVIGYVGSTGLSTGPHLHFEILKNGTTVNFLTLKIPSAGSVPSNKKMAFQAERDTILTPLENLLTSPT, encoded by the coding sequence GTGAGACGACGCGTTCGAGCGCTCTTTTCTGAGCAAGGGGAACTCCATGAGCCCGTGCGACTGGGACTGTGGGTTTTGGTCCTGTTCGCCGTGGGGATTGTGACCCTGTGGTTGTTTTCCCGGATGAGGAGCGGAAACGATTCCCTTTCGGATTTTCCCCTCGAGGCAGAGGAGGTTTCCCGTTTTGTCGTTTCGGCAGGGTCTTTCTCCCGAGGGACTCTTTTGTACAATGTCTTAAAAGACGCTTCCATCTCTCCCGAAGAATCCGTCGCCATTGTGAAAGCCCTTGCCAAACACCTTAACCCGCGCACCCTTAACGCGGGAGACCGTTACGAGGTCCACCACAGCACTTCCGGCGAGTTTCAAAGCCTTTCCATCGTCCGTCGTCTTGAACGATACATTGTCGAATCGGTCCCCCCTCCCGTCCTCGACACACTTACGGAAACTTCACCCGCCGGCCCAACCCTGACCGCGCGAAAAGAAGCCGTCCCGCTTGCGCGAACGCAAAAGACCGCTTCCGGAAACATCTCCGAATCGCTGTGGGCCAGCCTGTCTAAACAAGGCATGGAAGCGAATGTGATTGTGGAGCTGGCCGACATCTTTGCCTGGTCCATCGATTTTTTAACCGAAACCCGAGATGGAGACCGTTTCGCCCTCACCTGGGAAGAGGAACGGACCCCAAACCAGCGGTTGGTCAATGTGCGAATTTTAGGGGCCATTTACGACGGGAGAGCTACCGGCCATCACACGGCGACCCGGTTCATGGGGAGCTATTACGACAAAGAGGGCGGTTCTTTACGAAAAGCCTTCCTTCACGCGCCGCTCAATTTCCGTCGAATTTCGTCGGGCTTCACGAACCGGCGATTCCATCCTATCCTCCGCCGGTGGCGTCCCCACCACGGTACGGATTACGCCGCGGCGACAGGAACCCCCGTGGTTTCCGTTGGGGATGGAACAATTATTTTTCGTGGAAGGAAGGGCGGGTTGGGCAACTTGGTGCAGGTGCGCCACAACGGGACCTACACGACTTACTACGGACATCTTTCCCGGTTCGCCAAGAAGATGGGCCCGGGGACGAAGGTCAATCAAGGGCAGGTGATCGGCTATGTGGGATCCACGGGCCTCTCGACCGGCCCGCACCTGCACTTTGAAATCCTCAAAAATGGAACAACCGTCAACTTCCTAACCCTGAAAATTCCCTCCGCGGGATCCGTTCCCTCCAACAAAAAAATGGCGTTCCAAGCGGAGAGGGACACGATCCTGACCCCGCTTGAAAATCTTTTAACCTCACCAACCTAA